The genomic region tcagatgttttcataaacatttttaGCTTACCgttaactgtaaaatgagatCGTTTGTTTTTGAATAAGCAACTCGCATTACATCACCAGTGGGAATGTTAATGGGTCCAATGTAGCGCAGTGGATTCTGGTAGTTGTACGATTTccaaagtatttgtgtcttctactgcacagacagcccagttttataaaaagaccatctttccagcagtaaaaaacttttttttaaggacAAACAACAATCCCCCTTCAGACTAGCACTGCTAGAATAAAACTTTTGTAAAACCTTACGAGGACCCAACTCTTCCTCTAATTACAGCGTACAAAGTGAGTcaatactgacaaaaaaaatcatctccaAGGCACTGGCATCCCAGGTAGAAACAGTCCTTCCATCTTTAATTCACAGTGATCAAAACCAAACCACTGACATTAGAAGAATCTGAAATTTGATTAATTTGCAATATAAtaaaacatggacaattattgTCTTATTAGACACAGATATGTCTCTTTTCCTCCCATATCCTTACACACACAACTCCCATGCACACATGTAAACCTACTCATGCGCACAGTACAatatacagtggcatgcaaaggtttgggcacccctggtcaaaattttcttcactggctgcaacacaagcctaAAGTATGATTGAGCCACCCCCATGTTTGACAGTTCAGACTCATGAGCAGACCTGCTGCTTCAAGTGCAAGAGCTCAAAAAAACAATGTCTCTTAAAGTGTTTGCTGAGGTGTAGTGCTCAAAGGGGATTAGAGATGAGTTTGGTAAAGAATTGTAAGGGTTGCTGTATCAAGCAGAATGATCTGGCAGTGACACCACTGGAAATGATTGTTGTTGAATTAGAATAAATTGTATGACAATAAATCAAATAACGAATTCTAGCATGTAAGCAGGGTGTTCAAAATAGATAAAATGTCTGCAGGAATGTCTAATTAATGCCATTAGTATATtacagaagttaaaaaaaaaactgacaacgTGAAGAAAGGTGACTGACCAGTGTAGAAAGGCCTtgacagcctgtgtgtgtgtgtctgtttcaggATGAGGACATGTCAGCAGATCAGCCCTCCAGGACGGCTGTGATGGCCCACCCAGTGGCTGAAAGGCTGGACACTCTCATGGCTATTCTGATGGCTTACATCAAGGACGTCTGCCATGTCAATGGTAGCTGAATTAACACAGCTTTAACACTGAAGACCAGAGTTGCGCCCATATTTCTCATAACAAGAATGACCAATAACCCCAAAAACACACTAAGCAGCAGCAAAGTGCAGCTTGCCGCATTACTTCCTTTTTTGAGCAGCTGGGAGGCATATTCATGTGTTTTAGGTGGGAAAGAATTCTTTGTAACATCggtcaacatgtcacaggagTCACAGAACAACTCTGTTTGCTGACTGGCTGCAGGTATTCTCTGGCTGTAATTTGAGGCTCAAAGTTTAACTATCACTAACTTTTAGTTTGGCCACACTTCACCATCAGTCGGCCACAGCAGCCTTCCATAGCCATTGCATGGCAGTTTGCCGCAGGCCCCACTTCACCGCTGCCTGGTGTGTTTTGGCATAACCAGCAGAGTTTATAGAGGCTCTGACTGAGTGGAATAAGTTTGAAAGAATTTCACACAACACAGTTTTGAATCCAAGGAACTGTCAGATGCACTTTTTGTACTGAGCAGCCTTTGTGTCCTTGTGTGGTGAATGTTTTTGTTATAAAGTAGTGTCAtcatctgttttctctctctcagacacTCTTCATGTGGAACGGACCAAGGATCTGTACAGAGATTTGTTGAGTGTGTTTGACAAGCTCATTCTGCCAACACATGCTTCCTGTCACGTCCAGTACACACTCTTTTACCTCTGCAGTTTCAGAGTGGTCAGTACTTTCcacactttgtgtgtgtgtgtgtgtgtgtgtgtgtgtgtgtgtgtgtgtgtgtgtgtgtgtgtgtgtgtaatgaaagCAGAATGTAATATTAAGCCTTCGACCTTATCTCCAGCAGTGAGAGACATACTTAGTTATACTGATGTTAGGGgacagacacagttagtgaCAAGCTGGTGAACATCATGGAGCATGTAGCAGctgaagagacagatatttcatTCAGGAGTTGGTGACCAAATATAGAGCTAAAATCAATGTTGGATTTACATTCACAAGGTGGACACAAACTTAACCCTGAATGAATGTTGTTCTATTTTGCCAAACACAGTGGTCGTGTGATAATGTTAATCCCATGTGAACTGGCACCGCTGTGATTTGGGGTTGCATAGGCTGTGATGATAGTTATACAtcaaagttttgacagcattttggctGCAGAAGGCTCATCTTGCTATACAGCCTGGAAACCtgtgcacacagaaaaaaagcaagctCAGATTTTTCAGAATTGGACAATGTATGGGACACTTGCTTTAATTTAAcccacatttaaataaacaatcattttatcagtgtaaaacacacttcattcaaagtcaacaaaaacaaaacaaatctcacaaaAGCCaccttggtttgtctttccactgttccaacagtcaCAACTCTGGAAATAAACCCTTAAGTCACCCAGttggatgtgaaaatatgctggctgtATACACGCTCAAATGAATGTTTTAATGCCTCCACGCTGGCGATAGCCGTGGCGCTAATTCTAGtttaaaatggagtctggtgggattGATGATGGCGATTTCAggtctgtttctggttaaacataAGGAATCTTAATCTTCAACAAAGACATCAccctctgtagggatccttttgACAGTCGTCAGCCACTTAGAATAAcaagcctgtcagtggcaaaaatgcACTTTATGTGGACATATATTGACAGTGCTCAACTGCCCTGagggattacactgcagcctgttttttgGCACTGCTGGCTGTGTTGCTCAaaactggaccaatttcaaaaactgttgttcccattagtcacttagacagaaacacatgggaaaatagggtccagattGTTACCCCgtagtagggctgggtgatataacATCTGTGCCATGTATCAATATATTATCAGGcaagatttagatttagacaATACCGTTTATATCAATACAGGGTCAAGTTGCATTATATAAGGCATACCAGTGtgcttctctcctctctcacactctccgcaCAGCTCCGCCCAACTCACTCACTCGCAAACTCTCCAGccacacaaagagagacacagtACTGCTACTGTTTATTCTGTCAGTTTAATCtgtcagctctcagtacttttgtagcttctaactgaatctctgtggtttgttgtttagtttctctcctgcgtcctgtttgtactttctgtttcatgttcgctgtcggctgtattagaagttgtgtgaagttgcagCTCAGAAACCcaagatatatatcgtgtattgccattcagcctgaaaatacagagatatgaatttttgtccatatcgcccagccctaccctGTAGCAACTATGTAAGGTGATATTATGTCCAGTGTTGGTAACAGCTGGTTCTagtgccccctagtggccaaaAAGCAAAGAATGCCTTGTTCAACTGAAATTAAATTCCATCTTTTTCTCCTACAGCATGCATATCTGCTAAAAAAATGGCATTTTCTTTGCTCCAATTTGAGAAAAAATGTAATGATGACTGTGCTGTGTGATTGTTGGTTTTATGGTTTTATGTTGGTGTGTATGGCAGTCAGAGTGCTTCACTCTTCATACAGCCAGTCACCTCACATCCAATTTCTTCGTGAGTTCTACAATACAAAATGTACCACTATCCAAATAATCACTGTATGTTTGACTTACCCAACATCAAGTGTAAACTGCCTTGTTCTAAATCATCTATGCTGCTTTGGATTTGTTGCTTTTTGAGGATAAGGTTATGATTTAAATCACGTGTGATTTAGTTATCTCATTTTCTTTGGTGAATATGCTCCTTGTGAGATGAGGCCTGTCTTGAGTCCTGTATGTGTTGTATTCTCTGTGTCACAGGCATTGGCTGAGGCCTTCCTGGATCACCTGTGGAAGATCCTGCAGAGTCCCTCTCAGCCAGCTGTCCTCCGCCAGGCTGCTGCTGGATACCTGGGGAGCTTCCTGGCCAGAGCCAAGTTCATCCCTGTGCTGTGAGTTCATTCTGCTGAAGAGAACACAATACAAAGGCAGCCAAAGTGAGCAGTTTATTCCTCTGTGACCATGTTTATTCTGCTGTTCTAATCCTCTCTTTGGTCCTCCCTCCTGCAGCACCGTGCGGGCATGTCTGGACCTGCTGCTCTCCTGGATCCATCGCTACATCGACAGCCAGGACAGCAGTGGCAGACAGGCCTGCTGTGACATCAGCCTGCATGGGCCCTTCTACACTGCCTGCCAGGCCGTCTTCTACACCATTATCTTCAGACACAGAGCCATGCTGGAGGGCAGCATGAAGAAAGGTACACGCCTCTGATCTGCAGCAACATCAACAGTCAGCATCGCCTGACACTCAAACATGTTAATCTTTTTTTCAACTGCACAAACTTTCCCTAGGAACCTTTTGAGGAACTTGTTGCATTTTGACTGCAGAGATCAGGGTCTAAATTCAGTTGCAGGAACATTCTTTTACCACCCAAAAAGTCTCTGATTGGAGGGTTAGTACTTTCTGAAAGAACAGGAAGTTCTGGGATGGAGTTTGCAGGGAGGCGTGTCACTGATTGGTCAAACACACAGTGAGCCTGCTTCAAGTCAAGTACCgcttcatttataaaacaaggAAGTACTCTAGTATCAATTTAGGATCACTTTAGGATGAGGGGAgagcatttctctttttttatgtaaagGCAGGCTCTGCTGTGGTTTTCCTGActcattttaaaactgaaagCGAAAAACAGACATCACACCAGTGAGCTCAGAGAGGATGACAGTGCTGCAGTGCTGTGAGGAAGGTGGTTaatgagagaaataaaaaaaaattctgattgTTTCACAGAGGATATAGTAGTAGTTTCACAGAGGTctaaagcagaaataaatgaCCATCAAACTCAACACATGATCCACTGTGGAGACAGACGCTCAAAGTTTCAATGTCCttctcagcatttcattcattaCGTCCAACTTTCAGCATTATATGCAGCAGTAAATGTTGTCgttgtgtatttttcattttttttagatgAAACAGGTGGGCAAACTGACTTTGGGGCTGCACTGAGCGAGTTCACCTCTGCCCACCAGCAGCCCTTGTCTgtcatgttgctttctctttcatCAGCAGACTAATTTGCCCAATCTTCACGGGTTTTTAGACCGTTGTGGAACTGCAGATAACAGTGGGCTGAAGAACCTTTCAGCTTCTTGAAATGTTGACTCTGGGACTAAATGTCCTGGAAACTTTGATTCAAAACGCAGCTTTATAGAAGTCATTATAGAGTCATTTTGCTATCCTGACAGGACCACATCTGAATACTTTCATGCCGTTTGACATCACTGgttgttattaaaatgtgtaaaactaCACTGGGCAAACACAGCTCATCAGTGTATGAACCTGACTTTTAAAAGACAAGGTTCCCGTTAACAACCAggatttaaataaaacacaaactgctgAAAAACCATTAACACCATGGTTTAAGGATTTAGTGCAAGTAATACATATTAGAGTGTTTATGGTTTATCAAGTCAATTGATTATACATCAAATCTGCTTACAGCTTTAAAATTCAAATGTTCAGGGtctttttttgttcagtttgaCAATTTAAATGAAACTCAATAAATTACACTTtccaaaataaaatcacaagttACTGCGAGTCATGTGATGTTTTAAAATTGCTGGGTTTTTTTCAACCAACAGCCCAAAATTGGCAGCAAATCCACACTGAACAATAATATCAGACCATCTAGTTTTGTAACAAGGAAAGAGTGGAATGAATCCAGAGtcactctgtctttttttgtgtgtatgtgtgtgtttgtttcaggtCTGGAGTATCTGCAGAGTCTGAACCTGGAGCGAGTGGTGATGTGTCAGCTGAATCCCCTCAAAGTTTGCCTGCCGTCAGTCACCAGCATGTTTGCTGCCATCACCAGGTGcgctccctgaccctgctctctCATTGGCTCTGCTCATCCATGCTGACAGTTGACAGTAACCGTGCTCTCTAACTTTGATTACCAGTTTCTGTCCTGGAAATGCGGCATAGATTAAGAACCAAACAGTTATTACAGCTGGgaatgttgtatttttctgaatGTTCTCATGTGTCTCAATTACAGTAGTAGGAGAAGAACCAACACCACAGAGTAAAACTACttgaccacaaacattatcagcaaaatgtacttaaagtatcaaaagtaaaagtacatgtTCCACAGGAAAATGGCCCCTGTGACTGatagattattattttattatgtgaGTAGACGTTATTAGATTGATGATAATTCAATGTGTGAGCAGCGTTTTTGTAATCCTCTGATAATAGGtcgcattttgcaaccatggagcaccactgtgacttgcaaatattattaatataggAACTGGggaggtgtttgtttgtttccagctcacagtgaataaattctCATGTTTAAAGACGTAGCGGTAATGGTTTAAGTTAATGGCAgtttgctaactgctaacagttaACTGTTGGCAGAAAACATCAACTCTTCTGGCCCGAAACAAGCTGGGtgcttcaaaaaaacaaaaaaaaaagcagcagtggttccactttgatttatgtaattataacaatacttaattatcacagtatttatttaactttattagaaTAGTACATTATTAAGCTTTATTATTACAGTAgccactttatttaactttattgtaactgtagttcatttaataattttgtaattttggaATAGAAGTATAACGTAGCATATATTGGACATACTCCAAGTACAATTACCTAAAAATTGTAATTAGATAAAGCACTTGACTTAAACTTAAATGTGCTTAGTTGCTTTTCACACTGCCAACTTGGTTTTAAATAATACACACAAGGGCTAATGTGGCTGCCTCAGTGTTTTTAGGTACCTAAATCCAAATGTAATGTTATTTGGAAATGGCACATAGTGTGGAATAAACCACAGCTCTGCATCAGCATGCCCCCACAGTCGATAGTTTAAATGGTGTTTGAAGTTTCCCTCCTGGTCATCACAGCAGctcttgttgttttgttgcagGACGTATCAGGTGGTGTTCTGCTACACTATCATAGAGAGGAACAACCGCCACATGCTGCCGGTGGTCCGCAGTTCTGCAGGGGGGGACAGTGTGACCACCAACACCAACCCTCTGGACAGCTTCTTCCCATTTGACCCCTACCTGCTCAAGAGGTACACTGGCTCATTATTCTCTGTAATGTAACCTTTTTGGGCAAGACAGTCAATCTATAATTCTTTTATGTCTTGTATGTCCTCTGACTTCCCCACAGCAATCTCTGAGTTGAAATTTTGCTGAAATTATATTTCTTAGGAGTCAGAAGTTGTGAGTGGATTCTGTAGAAGGGGTGCCATATTCCAAATTGTTCTAATATTTTCAGTGGGATGCTCAATAGGCTGGGATTCAGCCTTCAactgtaacaacaacaacaacaacaacattatggaaataaTCTTTACTGATGTCGACCATTTTGTTCAAGCctaaaatcctttttgtttagtCAGGAACAGCCCCGAAATCATCACTgttgtcaaacccaccagactccatttaaaaaacaaagagtaATTTAATCATCAAAAGAGACACTTCAGTCAAAGTagacagaagcaaaataaaactcaaaaagCCTGTCTTGGTTCATGTCTCCACTGTtacaacaatcaccaactccggtttggttgaaataaactgttaatACACCCAgtaagatgtgaaaatatgctggctctatatgCGCTtaaatgaatgtttatttaaatggagcctGGTTTGTTTGGTGATAGCCattttgtggctgtttctggttaaacaaaaaaggatCGTACTCTTTATTAATAAGGTCGACCTCTGTCGGgatcttttccataatgttgttcgacacttagaataacaatctgagccaaTCATTGGCAAAAACCAGCACATTTGTGGATGTAAATGAACAGTGTTCAGTTTGCCTgcagggacttttttttttctcttttctttcagtggtaGGTCATCTACACtgttgctttgttgtaattagcttcgtacaataaagcgatccattgtcccatTCATGGCTTTCTCCTTATAAATGTTAtgatccctcacactggctgccaatcagggcttttgatgtgtctcACACAGTAATAATTCCCATGCGCAAAccatgaaggttttttaaattaaatcaaattatattttttagcCTCTTATCTTTTAGCTGTACTTCGTtttaggaaatgggtgcacacaacatactgatacattcagttaataattaattaattattctCCAGTGCACACCAGTGTGCCGCCATTTCAGAGCCACTGTCCTAGAAGACTTTGTGAGTGTCTTTGGTGCACAGGAGGTGTGTGACTCTATGTTTGGTGATTGTGTGGAATTAACTGAAAACAACGTCATACGTCAGACAATGGAAACTCAAACTGTGTAAACCAAAGGCAACAAACAGGGTcttaaaggtgtgtgtgtgtgtgtgtgtctgtttgtgtctgtgtgggtgtgcaggtCTGGTAAGCTGATTGAGCCACTGTATCAGGTCTGGGAGGAACTATCAGATGCAGAGCTGCTTCCCACCAAAACAGGACAGCAGGTGAGACGACAGAAGAAGGATCAGCCTGTTTAAGGAGTTCTATAGCAATTTACTATGACACTGCCATTAAGTTGGAGGACTTGGCAGTTTTTTTAAGAACTGGGTCTGCAACTGTTCTATTTTATTATCAATTATTTCCTTGtttcctttctctttgtctgtaaaaacatca from Epinephelus moara isolate mb chromosome 18, YSFRI_EMoa_1.0, whole genome shotgun sequence harbors:
- the rrn3 gene encoding RNA polymerase I-specific transcription initiation factor RRN3, with the protein product MEIDGRDFLNTPPVKTVRFGGSVAETLAKHKQGDSSDYELLKHQLADPEIKDAQIINWLQEFRSCVTQLTKDHEQLIYTILRLPWVGRSHAVVEEYMAFLSNLVSAQTVYLCACLKMVVSHFTPKRVTICEGGVDISDSDDEDENLPRNFDQCHQALQLITRYVPSTSRFLMPILQENFPFVQKSSRTLECYVHNLLRVTTYIPSIQRDILEVIIGKMLKLDVSASRSDIEEAEENGVQNQQTEEGLFDMDEDMSADQPSRTAVMAHPVAERLDTLMAILMAYIKDVCHVNDTLHVERTKDLYRDLLSVFDKLILPTHASCHVQYTLFYLCSFRVALAEAFLDHLWKILQSPSQPAVLRQAAAGYLGSFLARAKFIPVLTVRACLDLLLSWIHRYIDSQDSSGRQACCDISLHGPFYTACQAVFYTIIFRHRAMLEGSMKKGLEYLQSLNLERVVMCQLNPLKVCLPSVTSMFAAITRTYQVVFCYTIIERNNRHMLPVVRSSAGGDSVTTNTNPLDSFFPFDPYLLKRSGKLIEPLYQVWEELSDAELLPTKTGQQGSREDEDDFLSGETPKAEGIMGMTPSSYGSNICSPSSVGSPPIAF